The sequence GACCTGTCCGACGTTGTGGACTTCAACCCGACGATTCACGCGATCACGGATTTCGTGCAGATCACCACGAGCGGGGCGAACAGCATCCTCAAGATCGACGCCGACGGCACGGCGAACGGCGTCAACTTCGTCCAGATCGCGACGCTGCAGAACATCACCGGACTGACCGACGAGGCGGCGCTGGTCGCGGGCGGATATCTGCTGGCCGCGTAAGCGGGTTTGTTCGGTCAAGCCGGAAGCGGCTCGCGGGCATCAAGCCCGCGGGCCGCGAACAGGAAATGAAGTCCAAGGCGAGCCCCCGCAACCAACGATACTTGCGCCCCCAAATCGGGGCGTTCGCCGGGCGATCTGCGCTTGTTCGCGGCAAACGTCAGCATCGCCGCCAGATCACCGCGCAACTCGATCGCCAGCTGGCCGCGCTCCGGCACCAGCGTCACCCGCTCGATCAGCGAGCGCAGCAGCGCAAGCGCCTCGGCCTTCGCGGCCTCGTCGGCCAGCGCCTCATGCAAGCCGCCGATCCGTTGCCGCCAGATCTCGGTACCCATCCGGCGAGGGCCGCGGCTGGAGTGGGTTGCCGGACCGGCGCAGTTGTGAGCGGCTATGCGGCGGTGCTGATTGGCTCTGGTGCCTGCCAGTTCCAGGGCAGCAGCTCGTGGATGCGGCTGGTGGGGTGGCCGGGAAGGCGGGCGAGGACGGAGGCCAACCAGGCGCGGGGATCGATGCCGTTCAACTTCGCCGTCTCGATCAGGGTGTACATCGCCGCCGCGCGACGACCGCCCTCGTCCGAGCCGGCGAAGGTCCAGTTGCGTCTTCCTACGGCGATACCGCGTAGCGCGCGTTCCGCGGCGTTGTTCGAGAGGCAAACCCTGCCGTCGTCGAGGAAGCAGGTGAAGGCGGTCCAGCGCTTCAGCAGGTAGTCGATGGCTTTTGCCGTCTTCGACTTCGCCGACAGCCTCGCGTACTGGTCGCGCAGCCAGGCTTCGAGGTCGAGGATCAGCGGGCGGGATCGCTGGTTGCGGACGGCCAGACGCTGCTCGGCCGAGGCGCCGTTGATCTCGCGCTCGATCGCGAACAGCGCGTCGATCCGCTTGACCGCCTCGATGGCGATCGGCCCCTGCTGCAGCTCCGCCAGCTCAAAGAAGCCGCGGCGGCCATGTGCCCAACAGCCGGCCTCGGTGATCGGGCCAGGCCGGCGATCGCTCTTGTACAGCCGGCCGAAGCCGGAGAAGGCGTCCGCCTGCATGATGCCGATCCAGCCCGCGAGGAAGCGTTCGGCGTGCACGCCGCTGCGGTCGGGCGAATAAAAGAAGACGGCGGCCGGCGGGCCTGTTCCGTCCAGGTGGGGACCGCCGAACGGCCGGTCGTCGCGGACGACGGTCCACAGCCGGCCTTCCTTCGTCTTGCCCTTCGCCAGCACCGGCACCGGCGTCTCGTCGGCGTGGATGCGGGCGGCGGCGCGGACATGCGCCTCGATCGCCGCGGTCAGCGGCTGCAGGGACACGTCGCCGGCGCGGGATACACGACGCGGGTGCGCGGCAAGTGTTCCGGCAACCGCCGGCGTGCCGGCTTGCGTGGCGTCGCGGCGCTGCGCGCCGGGGTCGGGCTGCGCTCCGCCGCCCGCAGTTCGACCGCGGCGTCGGCCTGGGCGACGGTCTCCTGCAGCTCGGTCAGCGCCAGCTCCAGCTGCTCCAGCCGGGCGCTGCGCTCGGACGACGTGCCGAACCGTTGCCGGCGCAGCCGGGCGATCTCCAGCTTCAGCCGCTCGATCTCCAGGTCGAGAACCCGCTTCGTCTGTTTCGCGATCGCCGCCTCGGCCTCGGCAGCGAGCCGGCCTGCGCGCTCGGCGAGGATCATCGCGTGCGCTTCGGCGAGGTCGGCGGGCAGCGGCTCGGGCGTCGTCATCACGACCCGAACTGAATCAGATCGCACACCTTTGTAAGCTGTTATCTCATCCGGCGGCGATCGGACGCCAAGTTCGCCGCGGCATCCTCCAGTCTATGCCCTCGAGCAGATACGCGAGCTGCGCCGGCGTGATCGTCACCGTTCCATCGGCCGCCGACGGCCACAGAAACCGACCGCGTTCGAGACGTTTGGCGAACAGGCACAGGCCCTGGCCGTCGTGCCAAAGGATCTTCAAAGGTCACCGCGTCTTCCGCGGAAGACGAACAAATGACCACAGTGCGGGTCCTGCTTCAGCCTTTCCTGCACCTGCAGCGCCAGCCCATCGAAGCCGCGCCGCATGTCGGTGTGTCCGGTCGCCAGCCACACCCGGGCGCCGGTCGGAACGGCAATCATCGCCGATCCAGCACGTCCAGAACCCGCCGCAGCGCCACCGCCGAGATCACCACTCCCGGCGCCGACGCCTCCGCCAGAACCGCAAGCTTCTGCCCGAGCGAGAACCGACGCCGCCGCTCGACCCGTCCCAGTACCTCACCCTGACGATAAGACATCGATCTTGCGCTGCCGCTAACTCCAAATCCGAGCCAAATGCCGCACAAAATCCCGCCTCACCACAAGGCGGCCATCACCGGATGCGTACGGCGAGTGCGTTCCAGGGGCGGCAGCAGGTGTCGACGATGGCGTCGTCGTCGGGGAAGAGGCGCAGCGACAGGAAGCGTTCGCGCAGGTAGAGCCAGAGGCGCTCCACCGGGTTGAGTTCGGGCGAATAGGGGGGCAAGCGGCACCAGGGTGACGGTTTCGGGGATGTGCAGAGCTTTGGCGCCGTGCCAGCCGGCTTGGTCGAGAACGACGACGGCTTGGACGTCCGGGGCGAGCCGGGCGGCGAAGGCGTCCAGGAAGGTCTGCATCGCTTCCGCCGACACGTCCGGCAGGACGAGGGCGAAGGCGTCGCCGCAGGCCGGACGGACGGCGCCGAAGATCCAGGCCCAGTCGTAGCGGCGGTCGCAGACGCCGGGCGGGCGCCGGCCCTTCAGCCACCAGCGATGGCGGACGCGGCCTTTCTGGCCGACGCGCGCCTCGTCCATGAACCACAGCTCGACCCGCCTTTCGGGATGCGCCGCGGCCGTCGCGCTCACCGCCTCGCGCAGCCCCTTTTTCTGAACCGGGCCTGCGCCCGGGCGTCCGCCTGCGGGTGGACCGGCCGCACCTTCTGCCGCGACAGCCCCATCCGCCGCGGCACCCGGGTCAGGCTCGACGGATGGTAGGTCTTGCCGAAGTGCGCCGCGAGCCAGCGGCACAGGTCGGCCCGGGTCCACGCCGAGACGCCGTCGGCCTCCGGGTCCGGGCCACGAAAGATCGCCGCCGCGAACGTCGCCTCCTCGGCCTCGCTCAGCGTGCGCGGCGCATGGCCTTTCGGCCGGCCCTTCAGCCCGGCCAGACCCTCGGCATTGTAGCGGACGACCGCGTCCCTGAGCGCCTGGCGCTCCATCCCGGCCAGCCGCGCCGCTTCCGCCCGCGTCATCCCGTCCAGCGCGTTCGCGATCGCGTACATCCGCGCCGCCACTCGACCGTCCCGCTCGCGACGGGCGAGGAGCCGCAACTCCGAAGCCGCATGATCATCCCGGATTTCGAGGGCTCGTCCCATCGCTTCCCCCATATCTGCTGGAAATGAGGGAATCAGAAATCCGCGAACTCGGAAATCCCCAACGCCGAGTCAGATCAACCGCTCAGCGGTATGAAACGGCATTTCCTCATGTCGTCTGCTCCTTCAGATTGGGCAGACTCTACATCACGGCGAGGGAGCTTCCGGGGGGCAGGTCAAGACCTACACTAACGGGCGCCCCCGTCGGGGCAGCCGGTGAACGGCGTTGCCCTGCCGATGCGGGCAGGCGACGCCGATGCGGGCAGACATCACGGAGAACGTAATGCTTGAAGCCCTGCGCCGCATCGTCGAGGAGGTGAGCGCCTCGCCTCATCGCAACCGCGCGTTGGCGATCATCGTCCGGCGCGTCCGGGAAGCAATGCGTGTCGATGCCTGTTCGGTCTACCTCTTCGATGCCGCCGGCAGCCACCTGGTCCTGATGGCGACGGACGGGCTGGACCCGGCGCAGGTTGGAATCTTCCGCGTGCCGCGTACCGAGGGCTTCGTCGGACAGGTGGGCGAACGACAGCAACCGCTCAACCTGACGGCCGCGCCGGCGGACCCTCGCTCTCGCGATTTCCCCGAACTCGCCGATCAACCCTGTTCCGCCTTTCTCGGCGTGCCGCTGATGCACCTCCGCCGCGTGCTGGGGGTGCTGGTGGTCCAGCGCGTACCTGCCTGCCTTTTCAGTTCCGATGAGGTCGCCTTTCTCGTCACCATTGCCGCTCAACTCGCCGGCGCGATCAACGACGTGACCCGGGGCGATACTATAAGCCAGTTGCTGCGCGATCGCAGCGAGGCGCCCGCGTTTCTGCAGGGGATACCCGGCATCCCGGGAGTCGCCATCGGCACCATCATGCTGCCGGACCCGCTCGCCAACCTCACCGCGGTTCCTGACCGGAGACCCGAGGACATGGACGCCGAAGAGGCTTCGCTGCGCGCAGCCGTGATCGCGGCGCGGAACGA is a genomic window of Rhodospirillales bacterium containing:
- a CDS encoding transposase; its protein translation is MSATAAAHPERRVELWFMDEARVGQKGRVRHRWWLKGRRPPGVCDRRYDWAWIFGAVRPACGDAFALVLPDVSAEAMQTFLDAFAARLAPDVQAVVVLDQAGWHGAKALHIPETVTLVPLAPLFARTQPGGAPLALPARTLPVAAPLPRRRRHRRHLLPPLERTRRTHPVMAALW
- a CDS encoding winged helix-turn-helix domain-containing protein codes for the protein MGRALEIRDDHAASELRLLARRERDGRVAARMYAIANALDGMTRAEAARLAGMERQALRDAVVRYNAEGLAGLKGRPKGHAPRTLSEAEEATFAAAIFRGPDPEADGVSAWTRADLCRWLAAHFGKTYHPSSLTRVPRRMGLSRQKVRPVHPQADARAQARFRKRGCARR